CGAATTTGGTCCTACTGTCTATGATGTCTTTAAGTATTGGGGTATTAACTCCAGCGAAGATTTTGGAAATATTGTCTTTAATATGGTTGACTGCGGTTTGATGGGAAAGACAGAGGAAGATAGCCTTGAAGATTTTAAAGGAGGATATGACTTTAAAAAGGTTTTCGTTGATGAATACAAGATGAAGATCGAAGGATAGTTAACGTTTCTAATTTATAATCACTTTTTTTATAATCATTTTCTCATCTTCTAATCTTCTAAGATACTCTCTCTAACCACTTCTTTTAGCTGACTGCTGACATCTGACAGTTAAACATTTATAAAATAAGATGAATAATAAATTTTTGCCTATCTCTATTGACGACTTAAAGGAAAGAGGATGGAAGAGATTAGATATCATCTTAATTACTGGTGATGCTTATGTGGACCATCCTTCTTATGGAGCAGCTGTTATTAGTAGGCTTTTAGAAGATGCTGGCTTCAAGGTAGGTATTATTGCTCAGCCTAATTGGAAGAGTTTAGATGATTTCTTAAGATTAGACAGACCAAGATTATTCTTTGGAATTACGGCTGGTAATCTTGATTCTATTCTTAGTAACTATACTCCAAGCAAAAGACCAAGAAAGAGTGATGATTATTCTCCTGGTGGCAAGCCTGGAATGAGACCCAATAGAGCTACCATTGCTTACGTCAACAAAGTAAAAGAAGCCTTTCCTGATATCCCGGTAGTCTTGGGAGGAATAGAAGCAAGTTTAAGAAGATTAGCTCATTATGACTACTGGTCTGATGAAGTTCGGCATTCTATCTTAGTAGATGCCAAGGCAGACATTCTGGTCTATGGAATGGGAGAAAAGCAGATATTAGAGATAGCCAAAAGGTTAGATCAAGAAGAAAGAATAGAAGATTTAAACAATATTCGAGGAACTGTAGTAGTAAGGAAAAATATAGATTGGCTTAAAGACTACATAGAGATTTTCTCCTTTGAAGAAGTAAAGACTAATCAGGATAAATTTAATGAAGCTTTTCGAGTCTTTTATTTAGAAAGCGACCCTTTTAGAGGAAAGACTATTGTTCAAAGAGATGGGTCTAGATTTGTTATTCAGTTTTCACCAGCTCTCCCTCTAACTAAAGAAGAATTAGATCATATTTACCTCCTTCCTTATGTTAGAAAACCTCATTTTATTTATGACCAGGAAGGCAAGATCCCTGGCTTTGAAACAGTAAAATTTTCTGTGACTTCCCATCGAGGATGTTGTGGAGAATGTTGTTTTTGTTCTTTATCTGTTCATCAAGGTAGGATCATCCAAAGCCGAAGCTTAGAATCTATCCTTAAAGAGATCACGATTATTACTCAGGAAAAAAACTTTAAGGGAACGATTACTGATATAGGAGGACCCACTGCCAATCTATACCAAGCAAAATGTCAATGTTGGGAAAAAGATGGAACTTGTAGAAAGAAAAGATGTTTGTTTCCTGAAAGATGTAAAAATCTTAAACTTGGCTATAAAGAGAGTTTAAGTTTATGGCAAGAAGTAAGAAATATTTCTACTATAAAACACTTATTTATTAGTAGTGGGTTAAGGTATGATTTATTAGTCTCTAACCACTCAGAAGAGTACTTAAATACCTTGTGTAAGTATCATATCAGTGGACAATTAAAGATAGCCTCTGAACATACGGTAGATTCAATCTTAAGATTAATGAATAAACCTAGCTTTAAAGTATACGAAAGATTTGGAGAAAAGTTTAAGGAAATAAATAAGAGATTAAATAAAAAGCAATACTTGGTAAATTATTTTATAAGCTCTCACCCTGGTTCAAACTTAGATCAGGCTTTAGAAATAGCTCTTTATTTAAAGAAAAAACATATTCACCCTGAGCAAATTCAAGATTTTATTCCTTTACCTCTGACTATCTCTGGATGTATGTATTATACCAAAAAACATCCTTTAACTGGTGAAAAGGTTTATGTAGCCAAAGAGATTAAAGAAAAGATGATGCAAAGAG
The DNA window shown above is from bacterium and carries:
- a CDS encoding YgiQ family radical SAM protein gives rise to the protein MNNKFLPISIDDLKERGWKRLDIILITGDAYVDHPSYGAAVISRLLEDAGFKVGIIAQPNWKSLDDFLRLDRPRLFFGITAGNLDSILSNYTPSKRPRKSDDYSPGGKPGMRPNRATIAYVNKVKEAFPDIPVVLGGIEASLRRLAHYDYWSDEVRHSILVDAKADILVYGMGEKQILEIAKRLDQEERIEDLNNIRGTVVVRKNIDWLKDYIEIFSFEEVKTNQDKFNEAFRVFYLESDPFRGKTIVQRDGSRFVIQFSPALPLTKEELDHIYLLPYVRKPHFIYDQEGKIPGFETVKFSVTSHRGCCGECCFCSLSVHQGRIIQSRSLESILKEITIITQEKNFKGTITDIGGPTANLYQAKCQCWEKDGTCRKKRCLFPERCKNLKLGYKESLSLWQEVRNISTIKHLFISSGLRYDLLVSNHSEEYLNTLCKYHISGQLKIASEHTVDSILRLMNKPSFKVYERFGEKFKEINKRLNKKQYLVNYFISSHPGSNLDQALEIALYLKKKHIHPEQIQDFIPLPLTISGCMYYTKKHPLTGEKVYVAKEIKEKMMQRALIQYYQPKNKRLVLKALKNLNKLNLQKVFFP